A single region of the Montipora capricornis isolate CH-2021 chromosome 13, ASM3666992v2, whole genome shotgun sequence genome encodes:
- the LOC138028441 gene encoding dnaJ homolog subfamily C member 3-like isoform X1 has product MCTLNQLFSSLHLIFFGLELKIIAVSSKLSSMEIESHLEQGKKLLASGQLSDALGHYHAAVEGDPDNFLTYFKRATVLLAMGRSKSALPDLDRVLELRPDFFQARLQRGNVLLKQGRLDEAHIDYEAVLRKSPDNAEALQQLSVIEPIRRDVLDARNAMNMGDYSSAVELLGKAIEVAPWDPDLRMLRADCHKQMGDIVAAISDIKPTTKLVSDNTGAYLQLSELHYDMGELEDALREIRECLKLDPEHKDCYPFYKKMKKLNKQMGSSQDLINQGDYEEALSKLKQALKTESQVPSLLNKIRRQMCHCYLKLQNPNDAIKQCNEALKLDENDVDALCDKAEAHILNEMYDEAVNDYQRAKNINEHLHKVQEGLDRALKLQKQSKKRDYYKILGLKRTATKKEILKSYRKLAVQWHPDQYKGEDKKKAEKMFIDIAAAKEVLSDPEKRQKYDNGEDPLDPEAQQGGGNPWQQGGFPFGEGFQFKFHFN; this is encoded by the exons ATGTGTACTTTAAATCAACTTTTCTCCTCTCTACATTTAATTTTCTTCGGGTTAGAGCTAAAGATAATCG CAGTGTCCAGTAAGTTGTCAtccatggaaattgaaagtCATTTAGAACAAGGCAAGAAATTACTGGCTTCTGGGCAACTGAGCGATGCGTTAGGTCATTATCATGCTGCCGTGG AGGGTGATCCTGACAATTTTTTAACATATTTTAAGAGAGCAACTGTGTTACTTGCGATGGGCCGGTCAAAGTCAGCTTTGCCAGATTTAGATAGAGTTTTGGAGCTGAGACCAGACTTTTTCCAG GCACGACTTCAGCGAGGAAATGTTTTACTTAAGCAAGGCAGGCTTGATGAAGCACATATTGATTATGAAGCAGTG TTACGTAAAAGTCCTGATAATGCTGAGGCACTCCAACAG TTAAGTGTAATTGAGCCTATCAGAAGAGATGTGTTAGATGCCAGAAATGCAATGAACATGGGTGATTATTCTTCTGCAGTAGAACTACTAGGGAAAGCAATAGAG GTTGCTCCATGGGATCCTGATCTTAGAATGTTGCGAGCAGATTGTCATAAACAAATGGGGGATATCGTTGCTGCGATTTCTGATATCAA acCTACAACAAAATTAGTAAGTGATAACACAGGAGCATATCTTCAGCTTAGCGAACTCCATTATGATATGGGCGAATTAGAAGATGCCTTGAG GGAAATTCGAGAATGTCTTAAACTAGATCCAGAACACAAGGATTGCTATCCTTTCTATAAG AAAATGAAAAAACTGAATAAACAAATGGGTTCTTCTCAAGACTTAATAAACCAGGGCGA TTACGAAGAAGCCTTATCTAAATTAAAACAAGCACTGAAAACAGAGTCCCAAGTGCCGTCACTTCTAAATAAAATAAGACGACAGATGTGTCACTGCTATCTCAAG CTTCAGAATCCCAATGATGCTATTAAACAGTGCAATGAAGCATTAAAACTTGATGAAAATGATGTTGATGCACTTTGCGACAAAGCTGAGGCACATATACTCAATGAAATGTATGATGAAG CTGTAAATGATTACCAGAGAGCAAAAAATATCAACGAACACTTACATAAG GTCCAGGAAGGACTCGACAGAGCTCTGAAACTACAAAAACAGTCAAAGAAACGCGACTATTATAAAATATTAGGACTGAAAAG GACAGccacaaagaaagaaatattgAAATCCTATAGAAAGCTTGCCGTGCAATGGCATCCTGATCAATATAAAGGAGAAGATAAGAAAAAAGCCGAGAAAATGTTTATTGATATCGCTGCAGCCAAGGAAGTGCTATCGGACCCTG aaaaacgccaaaaataTGATAATGGCGAGGATCCTCTCGACCCTGAAGCTCAGCAAGGTGGAGGCAATCCATGGCAACAGGGCGGATTTCCATTCGGAgaaggatttcaatttaaatttcacttTAATTGA
- the LOC138028441 gene encoding dnaJ homolog subfamily C member 3-like isoform X2, with protein MCTLNQLFSSLHLIFFGLELKIIVSSKLSSMEIESHLEQGKKLLASGQLSDALGHYHAAVEGDPDNFLTYFKRATVLLAMGRSKSALPDLDRVLELRPDFFQARLQRGNVLLKQGRLDEAHIDYEAVLRKSPDNAEALQQLSVIEPIRRDVLDARNAMNMGDYSSAVELLGKAIEVAPWDPDLRMLRADCHKQMGDIVAAISDIKPTTKLVSDNTGAYLQLSELHYDMGELEDALREIRECLKLDPEHKDCYPFYKKMKKLNKQMGSSQDLINQGDYEEALSKLKQALKTESQVPSLLNKIRRQMCHCYLKLQNPNDAIKQCNEALKLDENDVDALCDKAEAHILNEMYDEAVNDYQRAKNINEHLHKVQEGLDRALKLQKQSKKRDYYKILGLKRTATKKEILKSYRKLAVQWHPDQYKGEDKKKAEKMFIDIAAAKEVLSDPEKRQKYDNGEDPLDPEAQQGGGNPWQQGGFPFGEGFQFKFHFN; from the exons ATGTGTACTTTAAATCAACTTTTCTCCTCTCTACATTTAATTTTCTTCGGGTTAGAGCTAAAGATAATCG TGTCCAGTAAGTTGTCAtccatggaaattgaaagtCATTTAGAACAAGGCAAGAAATTACTGGCTTCTGGGCAACTGAGCGATGCGTTAGGTCATTATCATGCTGCCGTGG AGGGTGATCCTGACAATTTTTTAACATATTTTAAGAGAGCAACTGTGTTACTTGCGATGGGCCGGTCAAAGTCAGCTTTGCCAGATTTAGATAGAGTTTTGGAGCTGAGACCAGACTTTTTCCAG GCACGACTTCAGCGAGGAAATGTTTTACTTAAGCAAGGCAGGCTTGATGAAGCACATATTGATTATGAAGCAGTG TTACGTAAAAGTCCTGATAATGCTGAGGCACTCCAACAG TTAAGTGTAATTGAGCCTATCAGAAGAGATGTGTTAGATGCCAGAAATGCAATGAACATGGGTGATTATTCTTCTGCAGTAGAACTACTAGGGAAAGCAATAGAG GTTGCTCCATGGGATCCTGATCTTAGAATGTTGCGAGCAGATTGTCATAAACAAATGGGGGATATCGTTGCTGCGATTTCTGATATCAA acCTACAACAAAATTAGTAAGTGATAACACAGGAGCATATCTTCAGCTTAGCGAACTCCATTATGATATGGGCGAATTAGAAGATGCCTTGAG GGAAATTCGAGAATGTCTTAAACTAGATCCAGAACACAAGGATTGCTATCCTTTCTATAAG AAAATGAAAAAACTGAATAAACAAATGGGTTCTTCTCAAGACTTAATAAACCAGGGCGA TTACGAAGAAGCCTTATCTAAATTAAAACAAGCACTGAAAACAGAGTCCCAAGTGCCGTCACTTCTAAATAAAATAAGACGACAGATGTGTCACTGCTATCTCAAG CTTCAGAATCCCAATGATGCTATTAAACAGTGCAATGAAGCATTAAAACTTGATGAAAATGATGTTGATGCACTTTGCGACAAAGCTGAGGCACATATACTCAATGAAATGTATGATGAAG CTGTAAATGATTACCAGAGAGCAAAAAATATCAACGAACACTTACATAAG GTCCAGGAAGGACTCGACAGAGCTCTGAAACTACAAAAACAGTCAAAGAAACGCGACTATTATAAAATATTAGGACTGAAAAG GACAGccacaaagaaagaaatattgAAATCCTATAGAAAGCTTGCCGTGCAATGGCATCCTGATCAATATAAAGGAGAAGATAAGAAAAAAGCCGAGAAAATGTTTATTGATATCGCTGCAGCCAAGGAAGTGCTATCGGACCCTG aaaaacgccaaaaataTGATAATGGCGAGGATCCTCTCGACCCTGAAGCTCAGCAAGGTGGAGGCAATCCATGGCAACAGGGCGGATTTCCATTCGGAgaaggatttcaatttaaatttcacttTAATTGA